A window from Chitinophaga filiformis encodes these proteins:
- a CDS encoding PAS domain-containing sensor histidine kinase, giving the protein MKIDHANSWLPAIAEAIEEGYIAIDEQDRIIAYNKSALKALQVSETQIASPDFWKAVRMQPFAAIAQRKEVVKNRKLCLPQSDGGHTWLRLNGKPLVTGTATGYILTFTDVTRLMDTNASLNRVINELDESQRIFKSVFDYSPAGIGLISSDIVWLDVNESLAATLGYSPAELKGTDVFDLIHPDDRQEARLQIRKLMEGETNTYRAERRYLHRNGDYIWVFLAASRMLGIDGSLRFYIVQMLDISAARQLITQVQEKNIVLHATSVDLQQKIRQLQEFNSIIAHNLRGPATALMDSTELLGDVHSEEDRGTLLEHMKTAAVSILGTLNDLKEMIDLQVSKQSPFTHCELEPMIRQVWKLLSPQIEEKNAHLSLNLSVPVINYVKVYLENILFNLINNAITYTRPGVIPDIRIETWKEDDHIVLMVQDNGIGIDLEKHQEQLFRYKRMFHRGYDSNGVGLFKIRNQIRTFGGNIEVKSESGRGSSFYVYFNNRVYTFQQDE; this is encoded by the coding sequence ATGAAGATTGATCATGCGAACAGTTGGTTACCAGCAATAGCCGAGGCTATTGAAGAAGGGTATATTGCCATCGACGAGCAGGATCGGATCATCGCGTATAATAAATCCGCGTTAAAGGCGCTACAGGTATCTGAAACACAAATAGCCTCACCTGATTTCTGGAAGGCTGTCCGCATGCAGCCATTTGCGGCGATAGCGCAGAGAAAAGAAGTGGTGAAGAACAGAAAACTATGCCTTCCACAGTCAGACGGTGGTCATACCTGGCTCCGGCTGAATGGAAAGCCGCTTGTAACAGGCACGGCCACAGGATATATCCTTACATTTACAGACGTTACCCGCCTGATGGACACCAATGCATCGCTTAATCGGGTGATCAATGAGCTGGATGAAAGCCAGCGGATATTCAAAAGCGTGTTCGATTATTCACCGGCAGGTATTGGCCTTATCAGCTCCGATATTGTATGGCTGGATGTGAATGAGTCGCTGGCCGCCACACTGGGATACTCACCGGCAGAACTGAAAGGCACGGACGTATTCGACCTTATCCACCCTGACGACCGGCAGGAAGCACGTTTGCAGATCCGGAAGCTGATGGAAGGAGAAACAAATACCTACCGGGCAGAAAGAAGGTACCTGCACCGCAACGGAGATTATATCTGGGTGTTCCTGGCGGCATCCCGGATGCTGGGCATAGATGGAAGCCTTCGTTTCTACATCGTCCAGATGCTGGATATATCAGCCGCCAGGCAGCTGATCACGCAGGTGCAGGAGAAGAATATAGTGCTGCATGCCACCTCCGTCGATCTGCAACAGAAGATCAGGCAACTACAGGAATTCAACAGCATCATTGCACACAATCTGCGGGGGCCTGCCACAGCCCTGATGGACTCTACCGAGCTGCTGGGCGATGTGCATAGCGAAGAAGACAGGGGAACACTGCTGGAACACATGAAAACAGCCGCAGTTTCCATACTCGGAACCCTGAACGACCTGAAGGAAATGATTGATCTTCAGGTGAGTAAGCAGAGCCCGTTTACCCATTGTGAACTGGAGCCAATGATCAGGCAGGTGTGGAAATTATTAAGTCCGCAGATTGAGGAAAAAAATGCACATTTGTCGCTCAATTTGAGCGTACCCGTTATAAACTATGTGAAAGTATATTTGGAAAATATTTTATTTAACCTGATTAATAATGCAATAACTTATACGCGGCCCGGGGTAATACCTGACATCAGGATAGAAACATGGAAAGAGGATGATCACATCGTGTTGATGGTACAGGATAATGGCATAGGGATTGACCTTGAAAAACATCAGGAACAATTGTTCCGGTACAAGAGGATGTTTCACCGCGGTTACGACAGCAATGGCGTCGGCCTTTTTAAGATCAGGAACCAGATCAGGACATTCGGAGGTAATATCGAAGTCAAAAGTGAATCCGGCAGGGGTAGCAGTTTCTATGTTTATTTTAATAACCGCGTATACACCTTTCAGCAAGATGAATAA
- a CDS encoding sensor histidine kinase: MTTTTDTKQAWYSRRWAQVALHVIAWVTLFSLPYLLRPSPDQRHAPDPDEHLWQIHYIINAFVLILFFYLNAGVLIPKLVYRKKYLQFSGILLFFFAALVYSRRLFIVAFIAHKQFELRPTILFTFFTLLFILSCSTAWKMIRDKLNADKLASEKENENLKTELSLLRSQVSPHFMFNVLNNMVALARKQSDQLEPSLIKLSSLMRYMLYEADEDKVPLDKETDYLQSYIDLQQQRFGAKVQVNVVMDLPEHGYEIEPMLLIPFVENAFKHGTGLIPDARIDIELRARQSLLQFTVMNRYNPEYTEIKDKTSGIGLTNVKRRLNLLYKDNHQLLISKKEGWFVVSLQLHLH; this comes from the coding sequence ATGACAACTACTACTGACACGAAGCAGGCCTGGTATTCGAGAAGATGGGCGCAGGTTGCTCTGCATGTGATTGCCTGGGTGACGCTATTTTCCCTCCCCTATCTCTTACGTCCCTCGCCTGATCAGCGGCATGCGCCGGATCCGGATGAACATTTATGGCAGATCCATTATATCATCAATGCCTTTGTGCTGATCCTCTTTTTCTATCTGAACGCCGGTGTCCTGATCCCTAAGCTTGTATACCGTAAAAAATACCTTCAGTTCAGCGGCATACTACTGTTCTTTTTTGCAGCACTGGTATATTCGCGCCGCCTGTTCATAGTGGCTTTTATAGCGCATAAACAGTTTGAATTGCGCCCTACCATCCTTTTTACTTTCTTTACCCTGCTGTTTATCCTTTCCTGTAGTACAGCCTGGAAGATGATCCGCGACAAGCTGAATGCAGACAAGCTGGCCAGCGAAAAGGAAAACGAAAATCTTAAAACCGAACTGTCGCTCTTACGCTCGCAGGTCAGCCCCCACTTTATGTTCAACGTACTGAACAACATGGTGGCACTGGCCAGGAAACAGTCAGACCAGCTGGAGCCATCGCTGATCAAACTATCCTCTCTCATGCGTTATATGCTGTATGAAGCAGATGAAGATAAAGTGCCACTGGATAAGGAGACGGATTACCTGCAGAGTTACATTGACCTGCAGCAGCAACGCTTCGGCGCCAAGGTACAGGTTAATGTTGTAATGGACCTGCCTGAGCATGGATATGAAATTGAGCCTATGCTCCTGATCCCATTCGTGGAAAATGCGTTTAAACATGGAACCGGTCTGATACCTGACGCGCGCATTGACATAGAACTACGTGCCCGTCAGAGCCTGCTGCAGTTTACCGTGATGAACAGGTATAATCCGGAGTATACCGAAATAAAAGACAAGACCTCGGGTATAGGGCTTACAAATGTGAAAAGAAGGCTCAACCTCCTGTACAAGGACAACCATCAGCTATTGATCAGTAAAAAAGAAGGATGGTTTGTTGTGTCTTTGCAATTACATTTACATTAA